From a region of the Rhodococcus sp. 4CII genome:
- the rplR gene encoding 50S ribosomal protein L18: MSQTANQKAKRIPLGKDASTKRRLSKVRRHFRLRKKVSGTPERPRLVVNRSSRHIHVQLVDDLAGHTLAAASTTEADVRAADGDKKVLSAKVGQLIAERAKAAGVETVVFDHGGHGYHGRIAALADAAREGGLKF; the protein is encoded by the coding sequence ATGAGCCAGACTGCAAACCAGAAAGCCAAGCGGATTCCGCTCGGCAAGGATGCGTCCACGAAGCGTCGCCTGTCGAAGGTGCGTCGTCACTTCCGTCTCCGCAAGAAGGTCTCCGGCACGCCCGAGCGTCCCCGCCTGGTCGTCAACCGGTCCTCGCGCCACATCCACGTCCAGCTGGTGGACGACCTCGCGGGCCACACCCTGGCCGCGGCGTCGACCACCGAGGCCGACGTGCGTGCAGCGGACGGCGACAAGAAGGTCCTCAGTGCGAAGGTCGGTCAGCTGATCGCCGAGCGCGCGAAGGCCGCCGGTGTCGAGACCGTCGTGTTCGACCACGGCGGACACGGCTACCACGGTCGCATCGCGGCCCTTGCGGACGCAGCTCGCGAAGGCGGGTTGAAGTTCTGA
- the rpsH gene encoding 30S ribosomal protein S8, whose protein sequence is MTMTDPIADFLTRLRNANTAYHDEVKLPHSKIKANIAEILKREGYIADYRTEDAEVGKTLIVDLKYGPSRERSLAGVRRVSKPGLRVYAKSTNLPKVLGGLGVAIISTSTGLLTDRQAANQGVGGEVLAYVW, encoded by the coding sequence ATCGCAGACTTCTTGACGCGTCTGCGCAACGCCAACACGGCGTACCACGATGAGGTGAAGTTGCCCCACTCGAAGATCAAGGCGAACATCGCCGAGATCCTCAAGCGCGAGGGCTACATCGCCGACTACCGCACCGAAGACGCCGAGGTGGGCAAGACCCTCATCGTCGACCTGAAGTACGGCCCGAGCCGTGAGCGCAGCCTTGCCGGCGTGCGTCGCGTCTCCAAGCCCGGTCTGCGTGTGTACGCGAAGTCCACCAACCTGCCCAAGGTTCTGGGCGGCCTCGGCGTGGCGATCATTTCCACGTCCACCGGCCTGCTCACCGATCGCCAGGCGGCCAATCAAGGAGTGGGCGGGGAAGTCCTCGCCTACGTCTGGTAA
- the rplF gene encoding 50S ribosomal protein L6 yields MSRIGKIPVTVPGGVDVSIDGQDVTVKGPKGTLALTVAEPIAIAKNDDGTLSVTRPDDERRSRALHGLSRTLVQNLITGVTDGYTTKMEIHGVGYRVALKGKDLEFALGYSHPVPIEAPEGITFAVESPTKFSVSGIDKQKVGQISANIRRLRRPDPYKGKGVRYEGEQIRRKVGKTGK; encoded by the coding sequence ATGTCGCGTATTGGAAAGATTCCCGTCACCGTCCCCGGCGGCGTCGACGTCTCGATCGACGGCCAGGACGTCACGGTCAAGGGACCCAAGGGCACGCTCGCCCTGACGGTCGCCGAGCCGATTGCCATTGCGAAGAACGACGACGGCACGCTCAGCGTGACGCGTCCGGACGACGAGCGTCGCAGCCGCGCGCTGCACGGTCTGTCTCGCACCCTGGTGCAGAACCTCATCACCGGTGTCACCGACGGTTACACCACCAAGATGGAGATTCACGGCGTCGGTTACCGCGTTGCCCTCAAGGGCAAGGACCTCGAGTTCGCACTCGGCTACAGCCACCCGGTCCCGATCGAGGCTCCGGAAGGCATCACCTTCGCGGTCGAGTCGCCCACCAAGTTCTCGGTGTCGGGCATCGACAAGCAGAAGGTCGGGCAGATCTCGGCCAACATCCGTCGTCTCCGCCGTCCGGACCCGTACAAGGGCAAGGGCGTGCGTTACGAGGGTGAGCAGATCCGCCGCAAGGTCGGAAAGACGGGTAAGTGA
- the rpsE gene encoding 30S ribosomal protein S5 produces MPGRQRRDGGSGPAGQNGPNTGDNRGGGDRRGGGRDDRRGGQSAEKSNHIERVVTINRVSKVVKGGRRFSFTALVIVGDGNGLVGVGYGKAKEVPAAIQKGVEEARKSFFRVPMIGSTITHPVQGEAAAGVVMLRPASPGTGVIAGGAVRAVLECAGIHDILSKSLGSDNAINVVHATVAALKGLQRPEEVAARRGLALEDVAPAGMLRARAQAGSVK; encoded by the coding sequence ATGCCGGGACGTCAGAGGCGTGACGGCGGAAGCGGACCCGCCGGACAGAATGGCCCCAACACGGGGGACAACCGCGGCGGCGGCGACCGCCGGGGTGGCGGTCGCGACGATCGTCGCGGCGGACAGTCGGCCGAGAAGTCGAACCACATCGAGCGCGTCGTCACGATCAACCGCGTGTCCAAGGTCGTCAAGGGTGGTCGTCGCTTCAGCTTCACCGCTCTGGTGATCGTGGGCGACGGCAACGGACTGGTCGGCGTCGGCTACGGCAAGGCCAAGGAAGTTCCTGCGGCCATCCAGAAGGGCGTCGAGGAGGCTCGCAAGAGCTTCTTCCGCGTTCCGATGATCGGCAGCACCATCACGCACCCGGTTCAGGGTGAGGCCGCAGCAGGCGTCGTCATGCTGCGTCCGGCAAGCCCCGGTACCGGTGTCATCGCCGGTGGCGCGGTGCGTGCCGTGCTGGAATGCGCCGGCATCCACGACATTCTGTCGAAGTCGCTCGGTAGCGACAACGCCATCAATGTTGTGCATGCGACCGTCGCTGCGCTCAAGGGCCTGCAGCGCCCCGAGGAAGTTGCCGCTCGCCGCGGTCTCGCCCTCGAGGACGTTGCCCCTGCCGGCATGCTGCGTGCGCGCGCACAGGCTGGGAGCGTGAAGTAA